A part of Marinobacter psychrophilus genomic DNA contains:
- the dut gene encoding dUTP diphosphatase encodes MTRKKLQIRVLDERIGKSIAFPAYATDGSAGLDLRACLSQPLVLEPGDTQLIGTGLAIHIADPALAALILPRSGLGHKHGIVLGNLVGLIDSDYQGELMVSCWNRGQTRFTVEPGERLAQLVLVPVVQAEFEVVDEFDSSHRGTGGFGSTGRN; translated from the coding sequence ATGACCCGCAAAAAACTTCAGATCCGTGTGTTAGACGAGCGTATTGGCAAAAGCATAGCGTTTCCCGCCTACGCCACCGATGGCTCTGCGGGCCTGGATTTGCGTGCCTGTCTGTCGCAGCCTCTGGTGCTGGAGCCGGGCGATACCCAGCTGATTGGTACTGGCTTGGCGATTCACATTGCGGATCCAGCTCTGGCTGCGCTGATACTCCCGCGCAGCGGCCTGGGCCACAAACACGGCATCGTGCTTGGCAACCTTGTGGGCCTGATTGATTCCGACTATCAGGGCGAGCTGATGGTGTCTTGCTGGAACCGCGGCCAAACCCGGTTTACTGTTGAACCCGGAGAACGCTTGGCGCAACTGGTGCTGGTACCGGTAGTGCAAGCTGAATTTGAAGTGGTTGATGAGTTCGACAGCAGCCACCGGGGTACGGGTGGGTTTGGTTCAACCGGCCGCAACTAA
- the coaBC gene encoding bifunctional phosphopantothenoylcysteine decarboxylase/phosphopantothenate--cysteine ligase CoaBC, producing the protein MAGTRILVGVTGGIAAYKTAELVRLLKKAGHSVQVVMTRGAEAFVTPLTFQALSGQPVRTSLLDPEAEAGMGHIELAKWAQRIIVAPASADFMARLAAGMADDLLATVCSAAEVPIALVPAMNQAMWGNHRTQRVVQLLQADPQVRLWGPEEGQQACGDNGPGRMLEPEQIMQALAQEQAQIDNSAGGVLAGKRLVITAGPTREPIDPVRYISNHSSGKMGYAIAIAAHAAGAEVVLVSGPVNLSPPAGINLRSVMTAEQMLETTMAAVDEGCDLFIATAAVADYRPQDYASDKLKKSAAEMTLALVRNPDTLAIVAARADAPFTVGFAAETNDVARHAISKMGKKGLDMIVANDVSVPGLGFNSDNNAVSVFTATDQFHFGPCAKQQIAHELVALIAPRLNARVGDSQNQKGSHQKPQNNADRKPS; encoded by the coding sequence ATGGCTGGTACACGAATTCTTGTTGGCGTTACCGGCGGCATCGCGGCTTATAAAACGGCGGAACTGGTGCGGCTGTTAAAAAAAGCGGGGCATTCGGTGCAGGTGGTGATGACCCGCGGTGCTGAAGCTTTTGTGACGCCACTGACATTTCAGGCGTTGAGCGGGCAGCCGGTGCGCACCTCGTTGCTAGACCCGGAAGCCGAGGCTGGTATGGGTCACATTGAGCTGGCGAAATGGGCGCAACGGATCATCGTGGCCCCGGCGTCGGCAGACTTTATGGCGCGTTTGGCGGCGGGCATGGCCGATGATCTGCTGGCTACGGTGTGCAGTGCTGCCGAGGTGCCCATTGCCCTGGTGCCGGCGATGAATCAGGCCATGTGGGGTAATCATCGTACCCAGCGGGTGGTGCAGCTGTTACAAGCGGACCCCCAGGTTCGCCTGTGGGGACCGGAGGAAGGCCAGCAGGCCTGCGGTGATAACGGCCCAGGGCGCATGTTGGAACCAGAGCAGATCATGCAGGCGCTGGCTCAGGAACAAGCGCAAATCGATAATAGCGCCGGCGGTGTATTAGCCGGCAAGCGCCTGGTGATCACCGCTGGGCCAACCCGTGAACCTATTGATCCAGTACGCTATATCAGCAATCACAGCTCTGGCAAAATGGGCTACGCTATAGCCATAGCCGCGCACGCTGCCGGCGCTGAGGTTGTGCTGGTCAGCGGGCCGGTGAACCTGTCTCCGCCCGCGGGTATAAACCTGCGCTCGGTGATGACCGCAGAACAAATGCTCGAAACGACGATGGCGGCGGTTGATGAGGGTTGTGATCTTTTTATCGCCACCGCTGCGGTCGCTGATTATCGCCCGCAGGATTATGCCAGCGACAAACTCAAGAAATCCGCCGCCGAGATGACGCTGGCGCTGGTGCGTAATCCGGACACTCTGGCAATTGTAGCAGCGCGGGCAGACGCGCCCTTTACTGTGGGTTTTGCCGCGGAAACCAATGACGTTGCCCGCCATGCCATCAGCAAAATGGGCAAGAAGGGGCTGGATATGATTGTGGCCAATGATGTGTCGGTACCTGGTTTGGGTTTTAACAGCGACAACAACGCCGTCAGCGTATTCACCGCCACTGACCAGTTCCACTTTGGACCCTGTGCCAAGCAGCAGATTGCGCACGAGCTGGTGGCACTGATTGCGCCGCGCCTGAACGCCCGCGTTGGCGATAGCCAAAACCAAAAGGGCTCTCACCAGAAACCCCAAAATAATGCTGACAGGAAACCTTCATGA
- a CDS encoding alpha/beta hydrolase family protein: MSSVSVKTRFVGFRRIGVALLLFCLGLSMVIVVADEAPLVRKNVSFVHAGNILQGVLVLPGTAATLDSCVIFVHGSGDMPRDAYGYYEPLWHLFAEKGWCSLSWDKPGVGDSEGDWQLQSMENRASEVAAAIEFLRTQMDKGEGQIGLIGFSQAGWVLPKVANQRDDVAFLISVSGAVNWMAQSRYSGLQRMTAEGLSGQEIEAAEEGADAVNALIQNDAPYAAYLSHIVGEVDVKPMSEAFWGFVKRNWRADVRTDLQALHVPMLALFGSHDAYVDPEPSADAYRQLLGLSAVSFFEVRLFDHADHGLMKAEQIKPAHQGAAAWLTLLKIWFLEGDIFADGVLDSLANWLDKFPEPGITFAREDD; encoded by the coding sequence ATGTCATCTGTCTCGGTAAAAACACGGTTTGTCGGATTTCGCCGCATCGGTGTTGCTCTGTTGCTGTTCTGCCTGGGTTTAAGCATGGTTATTGTCGTCGCCGATGAGGCGCCCTTGGTGCGCAAGAATGTTAGCTTCGTCCACGCTGGCAACATCCTGCAAGGCGTGCTGGTGCTGCCAGGCACCGCGGCCACGCTTGACTCATGCGTCATTTTTGTACATGGCTCTGGCGATATGCCGCGAGATGCTTACGGCTACTACGAGCCCCTGTGGCATCTGTTTGCGGAAAAAGGTTGGTGCTCGCTGTCCTGGGATAAGCCCGGCGTTGGCGACTCCGAAGGCGACTGGCAGTTGCAGTCTATGGAGAATCGTGCCTCCGAAGTTGCTGCCGCTATCGAGTTTTTACGCACACAGATGGATAAAGGAGAGGGCCAGATTGGCCTTATTGGTTTTAGTCAGGCTGGCTGGGTATTGCCGAAAGTCGCCAACCAGCGCGATGATGTCGCCTTCTTGATTTCGGTGTCGGGCGCGGTCAATTGGATGGCACAATCCCGCTATTCAGGCCTCCAACGAATGACGGCAGAAGGCTTGAGCGGGCAGGAAATCGAAGCGGCCGAAGAGGGCGCTGACGCTGTTAATGCCTTAATCCAGAATGATGCACCTTATGCTGCCTATTTAAGCCATATCGTAGGTGAGGTGGACGTTAAGCCAATGAGTGAAGCTTTTTGGGGGTTCGTGAAGCGCAACTGGCGCGCTGATGTTCGCACTGACCTGCAAGCGCTTCACGTGCCCATGCTGGCACTCTTTGGTTCGCATGATGCTTACGTCGATCCTGAACCAAGCGCTGATGCCTATCGCCAGCTACTTGGTCTCTCAGCAGTGTCGTTCTTCGAGGTTCGCCTTTTTGACCATGCCGATCACGGTTTGATGAAAGCAGAGCAGATAAAGCCCGCACATCAGGGCGCAGCCGCTTGGCTTACGCTACTCAAAATTTGGTTTCTTGAAGGTGATATCTTCGCCGACGGAGTCCTTGATAGTTTGGCCAATTGGTTAGACAAGTTTCCCGAACCGGGCATCACGTTCGCTCGCGAAGATGACTGA
- a CDS encoding efflux RND transporter permease subunit yields the protein MRALTAWFIRNSVAANLLMGFILFMGVITLITMRVEGFPRIESDGIIITTVFPGAPPAKVDALVSQKIETALEGMEGVRSFSAVSTESLSIITIRRVGGYNLDKLLDQVRLRMDSGIEFPARAERPQIDASGFDYPALYINLYGDVDQGTLHELAKRLRQALLAQPELSRLNVWGLQKQELRIEVESHKLRQLNLTVPDVVERIRASSLEFQAGSLKTSAGSIFIRADGKAQYAPDYGVIPILKKHGGGQVLLGDIAAIHDTYVEGDYRFRFNGQPTAGIEILVGHRENLLRISEITQRVLHDLRPQLPQGVQADVWGDSAVYIADRLSLLTKNGFQALVLVALVLALFLNLKLAFWVAMGIPVSVLGAIAVSGTAWVDYSLNDVTTFGFIIALGILVDDAVVVGESVFEQRSFDKNPITATEAGVARVSVATVFGVLTTIAAFFPLLVLDNPLGKVLAQFSGVVIFAMLFSMLESKFILPAHLARIDIDTPPRWLATRLWQTVQQAAQAALYFLRDLCYVPLLLVTVRYRYAALILFVSVATLALGLTMKGKVKSVFFPEVPGQIISVLLEMDRSASVELTRANVERIREVGEAVSELLQQQYDLDSAPVRSVFEAINSAESAEIYAELTPVTERPDIGIQQVIQRWRQQVGQLEGVIELRFTGSEEIGGGFEIKLASRNQDTLTSAGNALKEYLGTIDGVHSPRDSMAGTQAELKVTLKPAAESLGFDRQTLATQVGSAFGAAEVQKIQRGDTELAVLVQQGIEQRNTMDDLLSFHIRNHDGQWFLLSTIADVEQVLTPKTLQREDSNWVNVISATINRNVVAPEDVAQAVLNQLAPQLKQQHPGLDISLGGELEEMDELQGGLKKALLIAMVLIYVLLAVPLKSYWQPFIILAIVPFGFVGAILGHLYLDLALSLLSMFGMLALAGVVVNDSLVMLSRHNELVAEGMGPYEAIQVAATSRFRAIFLTTTTTVVGLLPLLLETSEQAQYLKPAAVSLAFGELFSTALMLLLVPVLIAITQDFKQLRLTAVSTKPPKEPPCHLSR from the coding sequence ATGCGTGCGTTGACTGCCTGGTTTATTCGCAATTCGGTTGCTGCCAATCTACTGATGGGTTTTATCCTGTTTATGGGTGTAATCACTCTGATCACCATGCGTGTCGAGGGCTTTCCACGTATCGAATCGGATGGGATCATCATTACCACCGTGTTTCCGGGCGCACCGCCTGCCAAGGTTGACGCTTTGGTCAGCCAGAAAATCGAAACCGCACTGGAAGGCATGGAAGGTGTTCGCAGTTTTTCGGCGGTCTCCACCGAGAGTCTCTCTATTATTACGATACGGCGTGTCGGCGGTTACAATCTTGATAAGCTGTTGGATCAGGTTCGGCTGCGCATGGATAGCGGAATCGAGTTTCCCGCCAGGGCCGAAAGGCCACAAATTGACGCCAGTGGTTTTGATTATCCGGCGCTCTATATCAACCTTTACGGTGATGTCGACCAAGGCACCTTGCATGAGCTCGCCAAGCGGCTGAGACAGGCGCTGCTGGCCCAGCCAGAGCTATCGCGATTGAATGTCTGGGGGCTGCAGAAGCAGGAGCTGCGTATTGAGGTCGAGAGCCACAAGCTGCGGCAACTGAACCTGACCGTGCCAGATGTTGTGGAGCGTATTCGTGCCAGTTCACTGGAGTTTCAAGCAGGTTCCCTGAAAACAAGCGCCGGTAGTATTTTTATTAGAGCCGATGGTAAAGCTCAGTATGCGCCGGATTACGGGGTCATTCCCATTCTGAAGAAACATGGTGGCGGTCAGGTATTACTGGGCGACATTGCCGCTATTCATGATACCTATGTTGAGGGTGACTATCGGTTCCGCTTTAACGGCCAGCCCACCGCTGGAATTGAAATACTGGTGGGTCACCGGGAAAACTTGCTGCGTATTTCAGAGATCACCCAGCGCGTGTTGCACGACTTGCGTCCCCAGCTCCCACAAGGGGTTCAAGCCGATGTGTGGGGCGACAGCGCCGTTTATATCGCTGACCGCCTGAGCCTGCTGACCAAAAACGGCTTTCAGGCCTTGGTTTTGGTTGCGCTGGTCCTGGCCCTGTTTCTTAATTTGAAACTCGCCTTCTGGGTGGCTATGGGGATTCCGGTGTCGGTATTGGGCGCCATCGCCGTGTCTGGCACTGCTTGGGTCGATTATTCGCTCAATGATGTCACCACATTCGGATTTATCATTGCCTTGGGTATTCTGGTTGATGATGCGGTGGTTGTCGGTGAAAGTGTGTTCGAGCAGCGCAGCTTTGACAAAAATCCCATTACCGCCACCGAGGCGGGCGTAGCGCGAGTCTCCGTTGCCACTGTTTTCGGTGTTCTGACGACCATTGCCGCCTTCTTCCCCTTGCTGGTCCTCGACAACCCGTTGGGTAAGGTGCTGGCGCAGTTTTCCGGTGTGGTCATTTTCGCAATGCTGTTTTCAATGTTGGAAAGCAAGTTTATTTTACCCGCCCATCTTGCTCGCATCGATATCGACACGCCGCCCCGATGGCTGGCGACCCGGCTCTGGCAAACGGTGCAGCAGGCCGCCCAAGCTGCGCTGTATTTTCTACGCGACCTCTGCTACGTGCCTCTGCTTTTGGTCACTGTACGTTACCGTTATGCAGCGTTGATTCTATTCGTCAGCGTAGCGACACTGGCACTGGGGCTGACTATGAAAGGCAAGGTGAAAAGCGTGTTCTTCCCGGAAGTACCTGGACAGATTATAAGCGTCCTTCTGGAGATGGACCGTAGCGCGTCCGTTGAACTGACTCGCGCCAATGTTGAACGTATCCGCGAAGTGGGGGAGGCCGTCAGTGAGTTGCTGCAGCAGCAATACGACTTAGATAGTGCGCCTGTCCGAAGTGTTTTTGAAGCGATTAACAGCGCCGAATCCGCTGAGATCTATGCTGAGCTCACGCCGGTTACAGAGCGGCCAGACATAGGCATCCAACAGGTTATCCAGCGCTGGCGCCAACAGGTCGGTCAGCTTGAAGGTGTCATTGAATTACGATTTACGGGTTCTGAGGAAATTGGCGGAGGCTTCGAAATCAAGCTTGCCAGCCGCAACCAGGATACGCTGACCTCCGCCGGCAACGCACTCAAGGAGTATCTGGGCACGATTGATGGCGTACACAGTCCTCGCGATTCGATGGCGGGCACACAGGCCGAGCTAAAGGTCACGCTTAAACCCGCCGCCGAGAGCCTGGGGTTTGATCGGCAGACCCTGGCGACGCAGGTAGGCTCTGCTTTCGGCGCTGCCGAAGTGCAGAAAATTCAGCGCGGTGACACCGAGTTGGCAGTCCTGGTGCAGCAGGGTATTGAGCAGCGCAACACGATGGATGATCTGTTGTCATTCCACATCCGGAACCATGACGGCCAATGGTTTTTGCTTTCAACCATCGCCGATGTTGAGCAGGTCCTCACGCCGAAGACGCTGCAACGGGAAGACAGCAACTGGGTCAATGTGATCTCGGCCACCATCAATCGTAATGTGGTTGCCCCTGAAGATGTGGCGCAGGCTGTGTTAAACCAGCTGGCGCCCCAACTCAAGCAGCAACACCCGGGCCTGGACATCAGCCTTGGTGGCGAGTTGGAAGAGATGGATGAGCTGCAGGGTGGTCTGAAGAAGGCGCTGTTGATTGCCATGGTGCTGATTTATGTACTGTTGGCGGTACCTTTAAAGTCTTATTGGCAGCCCTTTATTATTCTGGCTATTGTCCCGTTCGGTTTCGTCGGCGCCATTCTCGGTCACTTGTATCTTGATCTGGCCCTGTCGTTGCTGTCGATGTTTGGCATGCTGGCCCTGGCTGGAGTCGTCGTGAACGACAGTCTGGTTATGCTAAGCCGCCACAACGAGCTTGTTGCAGAAGGCATGGGCCCCTATGAAGCGATTCAGGTCGCAGCCACCAGCCGCTTTCGAGCGATTTTTTTAACCACGACCACCACCGTGGTCGGCTTGCTGCCGTTGTTGTTGGAAACCTCCGAACAGGCTCAGTACCTGAAGCCTGCTGCTGTCTCCCTGGCCTTCGGCGAGCTGTTCTCCACAGCCCTAATGCTGTTGCTGGTCCCGGTACTGATTGCCATTACCCAGGACTTCAAGCAGCTTCGCCTGACTGCTGTGTCAACTAAACCACCCAAGGAGCCCCCATGTCATCTGTCTCGGTAA
- a CDS encoding efflux RND transporter periplasmic adaptor subunit, with protein MRFKRLRNRRTLALFVAIGVLIGVTALLADMDNTVDIKKQDKADLLPLVTVENVSAGEQSLVIEAYAEIKPRWVIDLKSDVSGVIVRMHPLALAGSRVRKDEPLFVIDDIRYQAELAEAERACREAELDQQRAVYTTRVAQRQFDSAGAQPPNDLALHLPQLNIANATVKAARAHVKVAKQQLDHTVVRAPYSGYIVERHISPGQKYMAGDLVARLIDDSHYDIAVGVSKSDWQRLKHPIQGQKVSLFNEQGNAVGKAVVRESGGYRDEETRHYIVHLYAQRAEIDALAGDLIKVRFQGRTEHNTLSIPASALTSNGSVWWIESESTLARGVVDVLSHNDDRVLIRAPHNRAEWQVVAMPQSSYLPGQNVRTTTEAAW; from the coding sequence ATGCGTTTTAAGCGTTTGCGAAATCGTCGGACACTCGCTTTGTTTGTCGCCATCGGCGTTTTAATAGGCGTTACTGCGCTGCTTGCTGATATGGACAATACCGTTGACATTAAAAAACAGGATAAGGCCGATCTACTTCCCTTAGTTACCGTGGAAAATGTCAGCGCTGGTGAACAGTCCTTAGTGATTGAAGCCTATGCCGAGATCAAGCCGCGCTGGGTTATCGACCTGAAGTCAGACGTCAGCGGTGTCATCGTCAGAATGCATCCCCTTGCCCTTGCTGGAAGCCGCGTCAGGAAGGATGAGCCACTCTTTGTGATTGACGATATCCGTTACCAGGCTGAACTGGCAGAAGCCGAACGCGCGTGCCGTGAGGCCGAACTGGATCAGCAGCGGGCGGTATACACAACCCGGGTGGCACAGCGACAATTTGATAGCGCCGGAGCGCAACCGCCTAATGACCTGGCCCTGCACCTGCCCCAATTGAACATCGCCAATGCTACCGTTAAAGCGGCCAGAGCCCATGTCAAAGTAGCGAAACAGCAGCTTGACCACACGGTAGTAAGAGCGCCTTACAGCGGCTACATCGTCGAACGCCATATCAGCCCGGGTCAAAAGTACATGGCCGGTGACCTGGTAGCTCGCCTGATCGATGACAGTCACTACGACATCGCCGTCGGCGTTAGCAAAAGTGACTGGCAACGACTCAAACATCCTATTCAGGGCCAAAAGGTATCACTCTTCAACGAACAAGGTAATGCTGTCGGTAAGGCAGTCGTTCGCGAGAGTGGGGGTTACCGTGACGAAGAAACTCGCCACTATATCGTTCACCTGTACGCTCAGCGCGCTGAGATTGATGCCCTCGCCGGGGACCTTATCAAGGTTCGCTTCCAGGGCCGCACAGAGCACAATACACTCAGCATTCCTGCTTCGGCGCTGACCAGCAATGGCTCGGTCTGGTGGATTGAAAGTGAGAGCACCCTGGCTCGCGGCGTTGTCGACGTTCTGTCCCACAACGATGATCGTGTGCTGATCAGGGCGCCGCACAATAGGGCTGAGTGGCAAGTCGTTGCTATGCCCCAGTCTTCCTATCTGCCGGGCCAGAATGTCCGCACGACCACAGAGGCGGCCTGGTGA
- a CDS encoding MipA/OmpV family protein produces the protein MPLVTLTTAILAAHSSWCWGQPSDNDSEVAIGLIAYAEPSIYQGGNHNEGLLTYVEWEWQNWFFRDYSLGSYLAGGDNWYLSAAISFDAFGDMKRGDSAVLEDMKKLDDIYTAEVSTGWFGTLGHLTLSYSQDISDNHGGGAAVVSYGYPLELGKWRIDPHISLTYAGSQVARYYVGVDADEAKAGRPEYRPGRSFQYQAGVSLSRFFGESYQALIGLNHRRLSSTVYKSPIVDRRHTWSVSAGYIYAF, from the coding sequence ATGCCGCTCGTTACCCTGACCACCGCCATCCTGGCCGCCCATTCGTCATGGTGCTGGGGCCAGCCATCTGACAACGATAGTGAAGTGGCGATAGGGCTCATCGCTTACGCCGAGCCATCGATTTATCAAGGAGGCAATCATAATGAGGGACTGCTGACCTATGTCGAGTGGGAGTGGCAGAACTGGTTTTTCCGTGATTACTCGCTGGGCAGCTACCTCGCTGGTGGTGACAACTGGTACCTGTCTGCTGCCATCAGCTTCGATGCTTTCGGCGATATGAAGAGGGGCGACAGTGCTGTGTTAGAGGACATGAAGAAGCTCGATGACATCTACACCGCAGAGGTCAGCACTGGCTGGTTCGGCACGCTGGGACATCTGACATTGAGCTATTCGCAGGATATCTCGGATAACCACGGGGGCGGCGCTGCCGTAGTCAGTTACGGCTATCCGCTAGAGCTTGGGAAATGGCGTATCGACCCCCATATTTCACTCACCTATGCGGGCAGTCAGGTTGCGCGTTATTACGTGGGAGTTGATGCCGACGAGGCGAAAGCAGGCCGCCCTGAATATCGTCCGGGCCGCTCCTTTCAGTACCAGGCTGGCGTCAGTCTGTCCCGTTTTTTTGGCGAATCATATCAGGCTTTAATTGGCCTCAATCATCGCCGTCTTTCCAGTACAGTCTACAAAAGCCCTATCGTGGATCGACGGCACACCTGGTCGGTCAGCGCAGGGTACATCTATGCGTTTTAA
- a CDS encoding sensor histidine kinase: MTKVIHAINPVRSLAAQSRQQLLYLAIALFIGLIALVTSFSVYQIDQAGKNYMRLDAIKLEQALTNNPDYVLPQQDDFSAYRKWEDIPQGVRQLFSAGKIQPSDPLEIERVNERGVREYGYLLYSNRYQSGGLYLLEFEEADKIEALTESIFKRTLIDASLITGLFILVLFFVISWLFKRALKPLALLVEWSNQVKQNPDNKINAQFSISELNEIAEHLLSTLQQVREYNEREQQFLRHASHEFRTPLAIIQASLDTLMVRIAPEDPNYRSLLRAGRASANMILLSEALLWLARQHARPIGKSGVQSGALCRELFADMQYLIENKSIQVSMDDQAGSICIEKDLFRIVLANLIRNAFQNTASGTIAIAITDNSFAISNPVDTEDLTETVRFGLGLQLVERIAAKLDWQFDFSLDRHSARVVLRWNLSSVPVSLPSS; encoded by the coding sequence GTGACAAAAGTCATTCACGCCATCAATCCAGTCAGGAGTCTGGCGGCTCAATCCCGACAGCAACTGCTGTATCTCGCGATTGCCTTGTTTATCGGGCTGATTGCTCTGGTAACCAGCTTCAGCGTTTACCAGATAGACCAGGCCGGCAAGAACTATATGCGCCTCGACGCCATCAAGCTGGAACAGGCGTTAACGAACAACCCCGACTATGTTCTGCCGCAACAGGATGACTTCAGTGCCTATCGGAAATGGGAGGACATCCCCCAAGGGGTTCGCCAGCTTTTCTCCGCTGGCAAAATCCAGCCCTCGGACCCTCTGGAAATAGAAAGGGTTAATGAAAGGGGTGTTCGTGAATACGGTTACCTGCTGTATTCCAATCGTTATCAATCTGGCGGACTCTACCTGTTAGAGTTTGAAGAGGCTGACAAGATTGAGGCCCTGACTGAATCTATCTTCAAGCGAACACTGATCGACGCCAGCCTGATCACTGGACTATTTATACTGGTCCTGTTCTTTGTTATATCCTGGCTTTTCAAGAGGGCCCTGAAACCTCTTGCGCTGCTCGTTGAATGGTCAAATCAGGTCAAGCAAAATCCCGATAATAAAATCAATGCCCAGTTCTCGATCAGCGAACTGAATGAGATCGCTGAACACTTGCTGTCGACTCTGCAACAGGTCCGCGAATACAACGAGCGTGAGCAGCAGTTCCTCCGGCACGCTAGCCACGAGTTCAGAACCCCCCTGGCCATCATTCAAGCGTCTCTCGATACCTTGATGGTCAGAATCGCTCCCGAAGACCCTAATTACCGCTCACTATTGCGGGCTGGCCGGGCTAGCGCCAATATGATTCTGTTATCGGAGGCGCTGTTGTGGCTGGCCCGCCAACACGCCAGGCCCATCGGTAAATCCGGCGTTCAGTCAGGTGCTCTGTGCCGTGAGCTGTTCGCGGATATGCAGTACTTGATCGAGAACAAAAGCATTCAGGTTTCAATGGACGACCAAGCTGGCAGTATCTGCATCGAAAAAGATCTGTTTCGCATTGTGCTGGCCAACCTAATTCGTAACGCTTTCCAGAATACGGCCAGCGGCACCATTGCCATTGCAATCACGGACAATTCGTTTGCCATTTCAAATCCCGTTGATACGGAGGATTTGACGGAAACCGTTCGCTTTGGACTGGGTTTGCAACTTGTTGAACGTATTGCCGCCAAGCTTGATTGGCAGTTTGACTTTAGTCTCGATCGCCATTCGGCGCGGGTGGTCCTGCGCTGGAATCTATCCTCAGTTCCTGTTTCTCTCCCATCTTCTTAA
- a CDS encoding response regulator transcription factor, translating into MKTLIIEDDRDLALAISEYLELHNVECDFAYNGASGITLALQHRYDCLILDNMLPKVSGTDVCRQLRANGIDTPILMLTACDMEADQLNAFSAGLDDYVIKPCAMPLLLARLNSLYRRDNPERECIQIADLRIYPKEYRAIRSEQELKLTPTSWKILLFLARRSPVVVSRNEIEEHIWLDEDVEEGTVNVHLHQLRKVVDKPFNCPLIHTHVGIGLSLSGETP; encoded by the coding sequence ATGAAAACATTAATCATTGAAGATGACCGGGACCTGGCGTTGGCGATATCGGAGTATCTCGAACTGCACAACGTCGAATGCGACTTTGCCTACAACGGGGCGAGCGGTATCACCTTGGCTTTACAACATCGATACGACTGTCTGATTCTGGACAATATGCTGCCGAAGGTATCGGGCACCGATGTTTGCAGGCAGCTTAGGGCTAACGGAATTGACACGCCAATATTGATGCTGACCGCCTGTGACATGGAAGCAGACCAGCTGAATGCATTCAGTGCAGGGCTTGACGATTACGTCATCAAGCCCTGTGCCATGCCTTTGCTTCTGGCCCGACTGAACTCGTTGTACCGTAGAGATAATCCGGAACGCGAATGCATACAGATTGCCGACCTCAGGATCTACCCGAAAGAGTATCGAGCCATTCGTTCCGAACAGGAGTTGAAACTCACGCCGACCAGTTGGAAAATTCTGCTGTTCCTTGCCCGCCGGTCGCCGGTCGTGGTTTCGAGAAACGAGATCGAGGAACATATTTGGCTGGACGAAGATGTGGAGGAGGGCACCGTTAACGTCCATTTGCACCAACTGCGCAAGGTGGTGGACAAACCCTTTAACTGTCCCCTGATTCACACCCATGTTGGAATTGGTTTGTCGCTTTCCGGAGAAACACCGTGA
- the radC gene encoding RadC family protein: MRNPQATPCSVKPSTETTRVPPTETPSAVADNAAAAPFASAATAPSAALWPTDERPRERLLAHGSECLSDAELLAIFLRTGTRGMPVMEMARYLLETFGGLRSLMTASSRQFCSIRGLGTAKYAQMQAAMEMARRVTDEPLRQGDPLKSPEDTRRFLASRLGTYPHEVFAALFLDNRHRVIHYRELFRGTIDGAAVYPREVVRQALEDNAAAVIFAHNHPSGVAEPSQADIALTKRLKDALALVDIRVLDHMVVGHGEVISLVERGLM, translated from the coding sequence ATGAGAAACCCCCAGGCGACACCCTGTTCCGTTAAACCCTCTACAGAAACCACTCGGGTGCCACCTACCGAGACACCCTCAGCGGTAGCAGACAACGCCGCGGCAGCACCGTTCGCCAGCGCTGCAACGGCACCGTCCGCGGCATTATGGCCTACCGATGAACGTCCTCGTGAGCGTCTGTTGGCCCACGGCTCAGAGTGCTTGTCAGACGCCGAGCTGCTGGCCATCTTCCTGCGTACCGGCACCCGCGGCATGCCGGTAATGGAAATGGCCAGGTATCTTTTGGAAACCTTTGGCGGATTACGCAGCCTGATGACCGCTTCTAGCCGTCAGTTCTGCAGTATTAGAGGCCTGGGAACTGCCAAGTACGCGCAAATGCAGGCGGCCATGGAAATGGCACGGCGGGTAACGGACGAACCTCTGCGCCAAGGCGATCCTCTAAAGTCCCCGGAAGATACCCGGCGCTTCCTGGCCAGCCGCCTTGGCACTTACCCCCACGAAGTTTTCGCCGCCCTGTTTCTGGATAACCGGCACCGGGTAATCCATTATCGCGAGCTGTTCCGCGGCACCATTGACGGCGCTGCGGTGTACCCGCGGGAGGTGGTGCGCCAGGCGTTGGAAGACAACGCAGCAGCGGTTATATTTGCCCACAATCACCCAAGCGGTGTCGCCGAGCCCAGTCAGGCCGACATCGCACTGACCAAGCGCCTTAAAGACGCTCTGGCGCTAGTGGATATCAGGGTTCTTGACCATATGGTTGTGGGCCACGGTGAGGTAATATCACTTGTCGAACGGGGTTTGATGTAG